One window of the Clostridium sp. MB40-C1 genome contains the following:
- a CDS encoding YdcF family protein, translating into MNGVQKEMDANILIILLKYMAISVFIFIIIILVLINLYPLLLYKSPATKLKRDRFDVIIILGFPALQDGKPSPIMRERVIKAVELFNKGYANNIICSGGGVYNKYIEADIMANFAESLGIPNSCLIKEDRSRNTYQNIQNSIKIMVDKNWSSAMVVTSPWHLRRSNYFLSKFNITYQMEKSDYPREFSCLYIIAIYMWENYVMTKIKIKGH; encoded by the coding sequence ATGAATGGAGTACAAAAGGAAATGGATGCTAATATTCTTATTATTTTATTAAAGTATATGGCAATAAGTGTTTTTATTTTTATTATTATAATTCTTGTATTAATCAACTTATATCCTCTTTTGCTTTATAAGTCTCCTGCAACAAAATTGAAAAGGGATAGATTTGATGTAATAATTATTTTAGGCTTTCCTGCATTACAGGACGGAAAGCCTTCTCCGATAATGAGAGAAAGAGTTATAAAAGCAGTTGAATTATTTAATAAGGGATACGCTAATAACATTATATGTTCGGGTGGAGGAGTCTATAATAAATATATTGAAGCAGATATTATGGCTAATTTCGCAGAATCATTAGGTATTCCAAATAGTTGTTTGATTAAAGAGGATAGATCAAGAAATACATATCAAAATATACAAAATTCAATAAAGATAATGGTAGATAAAAATTGGTCATCAGCAATGGTAGTAACTTCTCCCTGGCATTTAAGACGTTCTAACTATTTTTTATCAAAATTCAATATTACATATCAAATGGAGAAATCTGACTATCCAAGAGAATTCTCTTGTCTTTATATTATTGCTATATATATGTGGGAAAATTATGTAATGACCAAAATTAAAATAAAAGGACACTAA
- a CDS encoding helix-turn-helix transcriptional regulator: protein MFKLKTKIKQYRENVGMKQSELAELVGVRRETIVHLENGRYNPSLKIGMDIAKVFHTTVEELFEFEED, encoded by the coding sequence ATGTTTAAATTGAAAACGAAGATAAAACAATATAGAGAAAATGTAGGAATGAAACAAAGTGAATTAGCTGAATTAGTAGGGGTAAGAAGAGAAACTATAGTTCATCTAGAAAATGGTAGATATAACCCATCACTTAAAATAGGTATGGATATTGCAAAAGTATTTCACACAACAGTAGAAGAGTTATTTGAGTTTGAAGAAGATTAG
- the cmr6 gene encoding type III-B CRISPR module RAMP protein Cmr6 has translation MSISNLGYLYFKEYYMDYFENYNEKYRNLGDKEKEKKTQKYYENKDEKLFKPIDMERVNGTKKIGEDFLYFKTTYPGLLIGSGLIHSIGVKGESKLGFQFDYTTGLPIINGSSVKGAIRSIFDLVDKKNEALEYLKGIILNEDMFDNSLKDYELGKYNGKELNGEYFKELREEIFEGIKEEKNIPMYKRDIFYEAVIDIEETKKINKNNKDNKNNDIQILGEDYITPHKEPLKNPNPIKFIKLMPNIVIRFQFDLKDGILTKDEKLLLFHQIILDFGVGAKTNIGYGRFDDKYTKSKIQLRNNKK, from the coding sequence ATGAGTATATCCAATTTAGGATACCTTTATTTTAAAGAATATTATATGGATTATTTTGAAAATTATAATGAGAAATATAGAAATTTAGGAGATAAAGAAAAAGAAAAAAAGACACAAAAGTATTATGAAAATAAAGATGAAAAATTATTTAAACCTATAGATATGGAAAGAGTAAATGGAACTAAAAAAATTGGAGAAGATTTTCTATATTTTAAGACTACATATCCTGGATTGTTAATAGGAAGTGGACTCATACATTCAATAGGTGTGAAGGGTGAAAGCAAACTAGGATTTCAATTTGATTATACAACAGGGTTACCTATAATAAATGGTTCTTCTGTTAAGGGTGCAATAAGAAGTATATTTGATTTAGTTGATAAAAAAAACGAAGCTTTAGAGTATTTAAAAGGCATTATTTTGAATGAAGATATGTTTGATAATAGTTTAAAAGATTATGAGTTAGGAAAATATAATGGTAAGGAATTAAATGGTGAATATTTTAAAGAATTAAGAGAGGAAATTTTTGAAGGGATCAAAGAAGAAAAAAATATACCTATGTACAAAAGGGATATTTTTTATGAAGCGGTTATAGATATAGAGGAAACAAAAAAAATTAATAAAAATAATAAAGATAATAAAAATAATGATATACAAATTTTAGGTGAAGATTATATAACTCCACATAAAGAACCACTAAAAAATCCAAATCCCATAAAATTTATAAAGTTAATGCCTAATATTGTTATTAGATTTCAGTTTGACTTGAAAGATGGAATATTAACAAAGGATGAAAAACTACTTTTGTTTCATCAAATAATTCTAGATTTTGGAGTAGGAGCAAAAACTAATATAGGTTATGGAAGATTTGATGATAAATATACTAAAAGTAAGATTCAATTAAGAAATAATAAAAAATAA
- the cmr5 gene encoding type III-B CRISPR module-associated protein Cmr5: MNKREVEKYMPLAINSIIRVMNENESIDKESLELPKEFKGYVSSFGAGIIQSGLLPTVAYFENKDSNSKADRSKITEMIFSMLNKKESYKTYKLLDYLLDNKEDIGEIKENILNIAIALKLAMRTFKFSDK, from the coding sequence ATGAATAAAAGAGAAGTAGAAAAATATATGCCTTTAGCAATAAATAGTATCATCAGAGTAATGAATGAAAATGAAAGTATTGATAAAGAGAGTTTAGAGTTGCCAAAAGAATTTAAAGGATATGTATCGAGTTTTGGAGCAGGAATCATTCAGAGTGGATTGTTGCCAACAGTAGCTTATTTTGAAAATAAAGATTCTAATTCAAAGGCAGATAGGTCTAAAATCACAGAGATGATTTTTAGCATGTTAAATAAAAAAGAAAGTTACAAAACATATAAATTACTGGATTATTTACTTGATAATAAAGAAGATATAGGAGAAATTAAAGAAAACATATTAAATATAGCTATTGCTTTGAAATTGGCTATGAGAACATTTAAGTTTAGTGATAAATAA
- the cmr4 gene encoding type III-B CRISPR module RAMP protein Cmr4 — MDNFKMYIIENITNMHVGNGDINFNIIDNEVQRDVITGFPTINPSSLKGSLRAFCEGYVEKYLNKCQIKHIFGDEKTGIGRYKFFGASLLSMPVRSDVKPFFRAICPLIIKEFINILNDFKIQIELEKDVELGKNLEEILLQLEDLFKEENNQTDEEQIGFLLSDIDVNSAKVEGYKVIKAEDNVMKISKNLEKIFGEDLVIFNDKIFKQIVKELPVIARNKLEIGVSKNLWYEEVVPRETRFYFGVIESSEDRECIKNLNKRFNKLIKNNIVQFGANATIGYGYCKIYELGDKNE; from the coding sequence ATGGATAATTTTAAGATGTACATTATAGAAAATATAACAAATATGCATGTTGGAAATGGTGATATAAATTTTAATATTATTGATAATGAAGTACAAAGAGATGTTATCACAGGATTTCCCACAATAAATCCATCTAGTTTAAAAGGTTCATTAAGGGCGTTTTGTGAAGGATATGTTGAAAAATATTTAAACAAATGTCAAATTAAGCATATTTTTGGAGATGAAAAGACAGGAATAGGAAGATATAAATTTTTTGGTGCTTCTCTTTTATCAATGCCTGTAAGGAGTGATGTTAAACCTTTTTTTAGAGCTATTTGTCCTTTAATTATTAAAGAATTTATAAATATACTAAATGATTTTAAAATACAGATCGAACTAGAAAAAGATGTTGAACTAGGAAAAAATTTAGAAGAAATATTACTGCAATTAGAAGATTTATTTAAGGAAGAGAATAATCAAACGGATGAAGAACAAATAGGCTTTTTATTAAGTGATATTGATGTTAATAGTGCAAAGGTTGAAGGATATAAAGTAATCAAGGCAGAAGATAATGTCATGAAAATTTCTAAAAACTTAGAAAAAATATTTGGTGAGGATTTAGTTATTTTTAATGATAAAATTTTTAAACAAATAGTAAAAGAATTGCCTGTTATAGCTAGAAATAAATTAGAGATTGGTGTAAGCAAAAATCTTTGGTATGAGGAAGTTGTTCCAAGAGAAACAAGGTTTTATTTTGGGGTTATTGAATCTAGTGAAGATAGAGAATGTATAAAAAATCTTAACAAAAGATTTAATAAGTTAATAAAAAACAATATTGTTCAATTTGGAGCTAATGCTACTATAGGGTATGGATATTGTAAAATATATGAATTAGGTGATAAAAATGAATAA